Sequence from the Pirellulales bacterium genome:
GGCCTTGAAAGATGGCCGTCAGCGGCAACACGAAGCCGGGCGATACTTCGACCGGCACGCTGGCTTCGACGTAGACGGGTAAGGTGAGTGTGGCGGTCAGGCCCACAATGTCCAGTTGGCCCGCGGTCGAGGAATTCGGCCCCGAGTTATTCGAGATGTCCAGTCCCGTGACGACGCTCGTGAAGCCTTGCAGGTTGACATCGAGCACGCCTTGAGTGACTCCCAGCGTGAGGGCCGAGGCGTCGAACAGGTTACCCACGAGCGGCGTGGCGCCCGAAGTGATCGTGGCCATCAGGTTGCGAGCGGCAGCCGGCCCCGTGACGAGGCTTTGCAAGTCGATCAGCAATCCGTAATTGGCCGGCGCCGAGCCGGGCAGCGCGCCGCCAGGCAGCGGCTCCATGGGATTGGCCTGGTCGGCAAAGCCGATCGAGCCGCCGTTGAAGGTAACGTCGCTACCGATGCTGACATTGAGCACGCCGTTGAGATTCGTGGTGTCCGAGCCCGGTTGTTGCGGCGTGGTGAAGGGGACGAACACGGGT
This genomic interval carries:
- a CDS encoding PEP-CTERM sorting domain-containing protein, with product MRSGKRFLAGSILAACAAIAAWSNPAHAASLTIDPNQSYLSIVVGAYDTGQDPPVFVPFTTPQQPGSDTTNLNGVLNVSIGSDVTFNGGSIGFADQANPMEPLPGGALPGSAPANYGLLIDLQSLVTGPAAARNLMATITSGATPLVGNLFDASALTLGVTQGVLDVNLQGFTSVVTGLDISNNSGPNSSTAGQLDIVGLTATLTLPVYVEASVPVEVSPGFVLPLTAIFQGQIVAVGAVPEPGTAVLAGIGLVALGLVARRRR